TGCAAAAGATCTCTTGGAAGAGGGCGCCCAGCTCGCAATCCACGACCCCAAGGTTGATCCGGATCAAATAGCCCGTGACCTGAAAATGATGGCCTGTACAGCACCGGATGCTGAACCGGGTTCTACGCGCGCGGCACTGAGCGGAGAGGGTACCTGGTGGCCCAATCACGACATTGCCATGGCGTTGAGGGGGGCTGATGCTGTGCTCATTCTCACGGAGTGGGATCAATATCGAGAGCTCGACTGGTCTGCACTGGCCCCCTTGATGCGTCAGCCAGCCTGGGTCTTCGATGCTCGTTCTGTTGTGTCACCTGAAGAGATTCAGGCTGCTGGCCTGAATCTCTGGCGCGTCGGTGAGGGGCAGCCATGAGTCGCCCTATTCTCGTGACTGGTGCGGCCGGCTTCATTGGTGCTGCGCTCAGTTTGCGCTTGCTTGAGCGTGGTGAACGGGTCGTCGGTATCGACAACCTCAACAGTTACTACGACCCTCAGCTCAAGCGTGCTCGCCTTGCACGGATTGAGGCTGCTGCTTCTGCGGATATTTGGAGTTTTGAGCAGCTGGCGCTGGAGGATGGAGAAGCCCTAATGGCTCTTTTCGCTGCAGAGAAACCAAGGGTGGTTGTGAACCTGGCCGCACAAGCAGGTGTTCGTTATTCACTGGAGAATCCAGCGACTTACATTCAGAGCAATCTTGTCGGTTTCGGGCACATCCTGGAGGGGTGTCGTCACCACGGCGTGGAGAGTCTGATCTATGCCTCAAGTAGCTCTGTGTATGGCGGTAACCGCAACCTGCCGTTCCACGAGCGGCAGCCTGTCAATCATCCGGTGAGTCTCTACGCGGCGAGCAAAAAGGCCAACGAGTTGATGGCCCACACCTACAGCCATCTTTATGGTCTTCCAGCTACCGGGTTGCGTTTTTTCACTGTCTATGGGCCATGGGGGCGACCGGATATGGCACCGATGCTATTCGCCAAGGCGATCCTCGCCGGTGAACCGATCAAGGTGTTCAATCACGGCAGGATGCAGCGTGATTTCACTTATATCGATGACATTGTGGAGGGAGTTTTGCGTTGCTGCGACAAGCCAGCGGCGCTCAACCCCGATTTCGATCCCCTCCAGCCTGATCCTGCAACCGCTGCAGCACCTCATCGGGTGTTCAACATCGGCAATAGCCAGCCCACTGAACTGCTGCGCTTCATCGAGGTGATGGAGCAGGCGCTGGGCACACGAGCGAATAAGGATTTCCAGCCCTTGCAGCCCGGTGATGTCGTGGCAACGGCAGCCGATACGAAGGCTCTGGAGGATTGGGTGGGTTTCCGACCCAGCACTGGGATTGAGGATGGTGTGGGGCGTTTTGTTCGTTGGTATCAGGATTACTACGGAGTCTGAGCCTTACTTTCAGCTGTCTGAGCGGCTTATATGGCCTACTTGCTGAGCAAAATTCTTCCTCTCGTTCTGTTGCCGCTTGGTTTCAGTCTGATTCTGCTGCTGCTGGGCCTAATTGCTCGCTGGCGTTGGCCGGTGATCATGGCAGTGGCGTTGTTATGGGTGTTTTCGCTGGGGTTGGTGAGTCAGATGCTCTGGCGCTGGTTAGAGGCACCATGGCATCGGCATGCATCAGCTGAGGCTGCCACGGCTGATGCGATCGTCGTTCTCAGTGGGGGGCGTCACCCTGCGCCAGGTCGTGAGCGGATCAGTGAGTGGCATGACTCTGATCGTTTCCTTGCTGGGCTGGATCTGTATCGGCATGGCAAAGCACCAAGACTGTTGTTCACTGGCGGCGTCAGTCCGTTTCGACCTGGCCAGCGGCCGGAAGGGCAGCAGTACTTGGAAGAAGCACAGCAACTGGGCATACCTGCTGCGGTTATCAAGAGCACGCCTCCGGTGGTCAATACGGCACAGGAAGCGATCGCGATTCGTCAGTTGTTGCGGGTTTCGACTCGCGGAGCCAATAGCCCACGCATCCTTCTGGTCACCAGTGCATTTCATATGCGCCGCGCACAACGCTTGTTCGAACGACAGGGCATGAAGGTGGAGCCTTTCCCAGTGGATTTTCAGGCACTTGGTGGCTGGGCGGGACCGATCTGGCGAGACCCCACCCAGTGGCTGCCTTCAGCTGAAGCTCTTGATGGCAGCTCCAGGGCTTTCCGTGAAGTGTTTGGGCGACTGATTGACTGGGCCTGGTGAGCCAAGGAGGACTCTCCCTTGCAGATATCATCCCATCGGCCACTGGCTCAACCGTTTGAGGGAACTCGATCGAGTGCTCGGTGAAAAAATCTATTCCACAGACATTCTTTGGGTGATCAGCTCTGAAGGAGCATCGAATACTCCCGGCTTTTCAACAATCTTCGTTAACTCTTCATTGGTTCAATGTCTGACGTAAAAGCAATCAAAAAGGCCTTGATCACCGGCATCACAGGTCAAGACGGGAGCTATTTGGCCGAACTGTTGCTTGAAAAAGGCTACGAGGTGCATGGGATCAAGAGGCGTGCAAGCAGTTTTAATACCGCTCGGATCGATCATCTTTATCAGGACCCTCATGAGCAAGATCCGCGTCTGGTTCTGCACTATGGAGATTTAACCGACAGCAGTAATTTGATTCGGATTATCCAGCAGGTGCAGCCGGATGAGATTTACAACCTTGGTGCTCAAAGCCATGTTGCAGTTAGTTTTGAAGCACCTGAATACACCGCGAACAGCGATGCTTTAGGCACCCTACGGATCTTAGAAGCGGTGCGGATGCTTGGCCTGGCGGAGAAGACGCGGATTTATCAAGCGAGTACCAGTGAATTGTATGGCTTGGTGCAGGAGATGCCGCAGAAGGAAAATACACCTTTTTATCCAAGAAGCCCTTATGGGGTTGCCAAGCTATATGCTTACTGGATTACTGTTAACTATCGAGAATCATACGGAATGTATGCCTGTAATGGCATTCTTTTTAACCACGAAAGCCCAAGGCGTGGTGAAACGTTTGTCACGCGCAAGATTACAAGGGGCCTCGCGCGTATTGATGCGGGCTTAGAAGAGTGTCTTTATATGGGCAATTTGGATGCTCTGAGGGATTGGGGTCACGCAAGAGATTATGTGGAGATGCAATGGAGGATGTTGCAGCAAGAGGGACCCCCCGATGATTTTGTAATTGCCACGGGGCGGCAGGAAAGTGTGAGACGGTTTATCGAGCTTGCTGCTCAGGCGCTGGGATGGGGTGTGATCGAGTGGCAAGGCCAGGGATTGGAGGAAATTGGTAAACGCAGTACTGGAGAAATTGTGGTGAGAATTGATCCGCGTTACTTCCGTCCCGCTGAAGTAGAAACTCTGCTCGGCGATCCCGCAAAGGCCAGGGAAAAGCTGGGTTGGACTCCGACAACAACGTTGGAGGAATTGGTAGCAGAGATGGTGGCCACTGATCAACAAGAAGCTAAAAAAGAGGCTTATTTGAAGCTGAAGGGTTTCGATGTCGTGGGATCGATGGAGAATCCACCGACGAACCCAGATACTCTCCAGGGAGCCGGAGGAGGACAGCGATGAGCGGCTTGATCAAAGCTGAAGATCGCTTCTTTGTGGCTGGAGCGAGAGGGATGGCCGGCAGCGCGATTTGCAGGGCATTGCAACAGAGGGGGTATGGCGATGAAGGTCAAGGTGGTGCATTGTTCACCCCAACGCGCAAAGAGTTAGACCTTTCAGATGCTGATGCAGTGAGGTCTTGGTATGGAAAAAATAAGCCTGATGTCGTGGTGCTTGCAGCAGCCAAAGTGGGTGGCATTCATGCTAATGAGAGTTATCCGGCTGATTTCCTCCTCGATAACATCAAGATCCAAACCAATGTGATTGAGGGGGCCTGGAAAGCAGGAGTGCGGAGGCTGCTATTTCTCGGCAGTAGCTGTATCTACCCCAAGTTTGCTGAGCAACCGATTAAGGAAGAGTCATTGCTCACAGGATCATTGGAATCAACGAATGAGTGCTATGCGATTGCCAAAATTACAGGAATCAAGCTATGTGAATCACTGAGGAAGCAATACGGTTTTGATGCCATCAGCTTGATGCCAACGAATTTATATGGACCTGGAGATAACTATCATCCTGAAAACAGTCATGTGCTGCCAGCTCTGATTCGACGATTCCACGAAGCAAAGCAAGTAGGGGCAGAGTGTGTGACGTGTTGGGGGTCGGGTTCACCACTGCGTGAGTTTTTGCATGTCGATGATCTAGGGAATGCAAGCGTGTTTGCACTCGAGAAGTGGAGTGCTCTTGTCAGTGATGCCCCTAAAGATGATCAGGGACATGCGTTGGCGTTTTTGAATGTGGGAACGGGCTTGGATCTCACCATTAGACAGTTGGCTGTGATGGTGGCTGAAGCTGTGGGATTTACGGGAACAATCAAATGGGATAGTCATAAACCGGATGGCACTCCAAAGAAACAGCTGGAGGTCAGCCGCCTTGCCAGCCTGGGATGGCGGGCAAGGATTCCTCTCAATG
This genomic window from Synechococcus sp. MIT S9220 contains:
- a CDS encoding NAD-dependent epimerase, which produces MSRPILVTGAAGFIGAALSLRLLERGERVVGIDNLNSYYDPQLKRARLARIEAAASADIWSFEQLALEDGEALMALFAAEKPRVVVNLAAQAGVRYSLENPATYIQSNLVGFGHILEGCRHHGVESLIYASSSSVYGGNRNLPFHERQPVNHPVSLYAASKKANELMAHTYSHLYGLPATGLRFFTVYGPWGRPDMAPMLFAKAILAGEPIKVFNHGRMQRDFTYIDDIVEGVLRCCDKPAALNPDFDPLQPDPATAAAPHRVFNIGNSQPTELLRFIEVMEQALGTRANKDFQPLQPGDVVATAADTKALEDWVGFRPSTGIEDGVGRFVRWYQDYYGV
- a CDS encoding YdcF family protein, whose product is MAYLLSKILPLVLLPLGFSLILLLLGLIARWRWPVIMAVALLWVFSLGLVSQMLWRWLEAPWHRHASAEAATADAIVVLSGGRHPAPGRERISEWHDSDRFLAGLDLYRHGKAPRLLFTGGVSPFRPGQRPEGQQYLEEAQQLGIPAAVIKSTPPVVNTAQEAIAIRQLLRVSTRGANSPRILLVTSAFHMRRAQRLFERQGMKVEPFPVDFQALGGWAGPIWRDPTQWLPSAEALDGSSRAFREVFGRLIDWAW
- the gmd gene encoding GDP-mannose 4,6-dehydratase translates to MSDVKAIKKALITGITGQDGSYLAELLLEKGYEVHGIKRRASSFNTARIDHLYQDPHEQDPRLVLHYGDLTDSSNLIRIIQQVQPDEIYNLGAQSHVAVSFEAPEYTANSDALGTLRILEAVRMLGLAEKTRIYQASTSELYGLVQEMPQKENTPFYPRSPYGVAKLYAYWITVNYRESYGMYACNGILFNHESPRRGETFVTRKITRGLARIDAGLEECLYMGNLDALRDWGHARDYVEMQWRMLQQEGPPDDFVIATGRQESVRRFIELAAQALGWGVIEWQGQGLEEIGKRSTGEIVVRIDPRYFRPAEVETLLGDPAKAREKLGWTPTTTLEELVAEMVATDQQEAKKEAYLKLKGFDVVGSMENPPTNPDTLQGAGGGQR
- a CDS encoding GDP-L-fucose synthase — its product is MSGLIKAEDRFFVAGARGMAGSAICRALQQRGYGDEGQGGALFTPTRKELDLSDADAVRSWYGKNKPDVVVLAAAKVGGIHANESYPADFLLDNIKIQTNVIEGAWKAGVRRLLFLGSSCIYPKFAEQPIKEESLLTGSLESTNECYAIAKITGIKLCESLRKQYGFDAISLMPTNLYGPGDNYHPENSHVLPALIRRFHEAKQVGAECVTCWGSGSPLREFLHVDDLGNASVFALEKWSALVSDAPKDDQGHALAFLNVGTGLDLTIRQLAVMVAEAVGFTGTIKWDSHKPDGTPKKQLEVSRLASLGWRARIPLNEGLVSTVALFRNELEQQAVRLS